ATGATACTTCTTTCTTGTACCGATAAGAAGCCTGTTAGTCAGGCGCAGGAGTCGTCTGTACAGCAGGAAGATAGTGTGCCTGTAAAGAAGGTTGATAGTGTTAAGGTTGCAAAGAAGACACCACTAACATATAAGATTCTTGTTCCTTTTAATTATCGTTTATGTAATCCAGATACGATAATCAACCAGAATTGGGTTGAACTCTATAAAGATGGGAAGGATTATTATGTTGGTAAAGCTCGGTATGGTATTGAGATGAGAGAGGATCCGTGCTCAAGTACTATTCCAACATACCTGGCAGAAAAGCGAAACACGATATTGTTTGTCAATCAGTTGCCAATAAAGAAGGGGAAAGTTAAGATTGCTGATGTTGCATTCTCAGATACTACTTACCTGGAGCCAGGCTCTGTAAGGAATTTTACTTTTGCAGGAAAGCATTACAAGTTAGAGGCAAAGGCGCAGGGAGAAAGCCAATTAAAGAACTATACATTATTGCTGAATGGAGAACGAATAGTTAGGGAGGCAAGGGTCGATGCAGCAAGTTTTGCACTTCTGTTTGCTGGTGACTTGGATGGAGATGGGAAGTTAGACCTTGTTCTTTCCTTACCTACAGATTATGAGGAACTCCGTGTTGCCTTGTTCTTATCATCTTGTGCGCCCCCTGGTTTGCAAATGGGTAAAGTCGCAGAGATAGAGGATGACTTCAGTTGTTAAGCCCTTCCTGTTTTTTATTCGTTGTAGAATGGATATTAGATAAAAAGTATTATATTTGTAAAGTGTTTGAAACAGAGATAAAAAGATATGATGAATTGGTAGCAGAGTATCAAGAAAAGATAGTGCTGCCAATGGGAAAGAAGGCGTTTAGAGAGTATTCTGAAATCCTTTTTTCCTGCCATAGCTGTGGTATAGAAGGATCTTCTTTCTCAGTGGATGATACACGTTGTCTGTTTGAAGAACAGTTAGGCTACCATCCAGTTGGTAAGTCTTTGTTGGAGTGTCAGGAGATGGCAGACCACTTTGCAGCATATGAATGGATGCATAATCATTTAGATCACCCTTTTGATGTTGAACTATTGAAGACCATCAATAGGTTGGTAACACTTCGTACGCTCACCTATAAGCAGGCAGATGCCGTACCTGGGGAGTTTACAACGGTAGATATGGCAGCGGGTGATACGGTCTTTGGCGAGCATGAAGGATTGGTGGCACAGGTACCACGACTGATGTCTTCAACAGCTGAGATGATGAAACGTGGAGAACTTCACCCTATGGTGCTTTCTGCTCGGTTCCATGGTTTCTTCGAATACTTACACCCTTTCCGTGATGGGAATGGGAGAACAGGTAGGTTGTTGTCCAACTTCATCTTGCTACGTCATGGTTATCCTGAATTGATTATACAGAAAGAAGATCGACAGGAGTATATTGCTGCTTTGCGAGCCATACGTATGGAAGGGACGGATGAACATCTAATTGCTTTCTTCTTTAAGGCAGCTACAAAGCAAATGGAATATGCTTTGGCTCAGAAGAAGCAGAATAGTCGTACAATGTTCTTCTTTTAGTGGTCTACTTTCTTTTATATTTAGTGTGTAAAGTGTGCTTTTATTTATATATAATCTCATTTTAATTATTTACACATAACTCGTTAACTTGTCAACTCGTAACCTCGTCAACTATAAAAAGATATGCTTCAGGAAAGTCCAATACAACTCTTACAACGTCAACGTTTACTGCTTCAAATGGAGTATTATGCCGAGAAAGAAGCCTTCAGAAAGCAGACTGAGACTGTTGGTATGCAG
The Prevotella melaninogenica DNA segment above includes these coding regions:
- a CDS encoding Fic family protein; amino-acid sequence: MFETEIKRYDELVAEYQEKIVLPMGKKAFREYSEILFSCHSCGIEGSSFSVDDTRCLFEEQLGYHPVGKSLLECQEMADHFAAYEWMHNHLDHPFDVELLKTINRLVTLRTLTYKQADAVPGEFTTVDMAAGDTVFGEHEGLVAQVPRLMSSTAEMMKRGELHPMVLSARFHGFFEYLHPFRDGNGRTGRLLSNFILLRHGYPELIIQKEDRQEYIAALRAIRMEGTDEHLIAFFFKAATKQMEYALAQKKQNSRTMFFF
- a CDS encoding FG-GAP repeat protein, with amino-acid sequence MKKVKSLVFLLSLCMILLSCTDKKPVSQAQESSVQQEDSVPVKKVDSVKVAKKTPLTYKILVPFNYRLCNPDTIINQNWVELYKDGKDYYVGKARYGIEMREDPCSSTIPTYLAEKRNTILFVNQLPIKKGKVKIADVAFSDTTYLEPGSVRNFTFAGKHYKLEAKAQGESQLKNYTLLLNGERIVREARVDAASFALLFAGDLDGDGKLDLVLSLPTDYEELRVALFLSSCAPPGLQMGKVAEIEDDFSC